From Paraburkholderia sabiae, a single genomic window includes:
- a CDS encoding HNH endonuclease: MIESPQSFVIREECGKAAWQHGFRRQLGEDAGWAAFASTTAQGRIWLAADGPQGPWHLALDHPGVIAELNLPAGVVPGPGLSRHVFESLNELYRILPRLYQLAASLPDAPLHIFQTQVAGMPKATEAERLIVQRIGQDIFRASLMEYWQGRCPLTGITDPALLRASHIVPWADCDSDAERLNAHNGLLLSALWDAAFDRALVSFGDDGCPLFSPQLSDEARDELRWAAPIPLSDQHRARLAGHRQRFSTSNC, from the coding sequence GTGATCGAGTCTCCCCAATCCTTTGTCATCCGAGAGGAATGTGGAAAGGCTGCTTGGCAGCACGGCTTCCGCCGGCAGTTGGGCGAGGATGCTGGTTGGGCAGCATTTGCCTCGACCACTGCGCAGGGGAGGATCTGGCTCGCCGCCGATGGGCCTCAGGGACCGTGGCATCTTGCGCTCGATCATCCCGGAGTGATTGCGGAGCTGAATCTCCCCGCCGGAGTTGTTCCCGGCCCAGGTCTGTCGCGCCATGTTTTTGAGAGTTTGAACGAGCTATACAGGATTCTCCCGCGCCTTTATCAGCTCGCTGCCAGCCTCCCCGATGCGCCGCTTCATATCTTCCAGACACAAGTGGCGGGCATGCCTAAGGCGACTGAGGCCGAGCGGTTGATTGTTCAGCGTATTGGACAAGATATCTTCCGCGCGAGCCTGATGGAATATTGGCAGGGTCGCTGCCCTTTGACCGGGATTACGGACCCAGCGTTGTTGCGCGCCTCGCATATCGTCCCTTGGGCGGATTGCGATAGCGACGCAGAAAGACTGAATGCTCACAACGGCCTATTGCTTTCTGCTTTGTGGGATGCAGCATTTGACCGGGCATTGGTGAGCTTTGGTGACGACGGATGTCCGCTTTTCTCGCCACAACTGAGCGATGAGGCGCGTGACGAGCTACGCTGGGCCGCACCGATACCGTTGAGCGATCAGCATAGGGCGCGCCTTGCTGGGCACCGACAACGATTTTCTACGTCGAATTGTTAG
- a CDS encoding Eco57I restriction-modification methylase domain-containing protein: MARKPVVDMAVWPSLGLEGNLIVPAMIAQIAAPKDDEETRQSYGIRKGLTIREEIATAFRVGQSHFDAFLRIKAPSAEATRRFMRDFLTETFGFEDLVTSGGAISFIAGGRVPVVVVPPNEEKLDRRSVTLSTDRSRSPAVALQDYLNDNDDCLWGLVTNGTVIRLMRDNASLTRPAYIEADLTQIFVNEDAASFAVLWLLLHRTRFGSQGNTAADCALERWRDAGAREGETARDRLAGQVQSALKLLGSGFLEANPDLAARLMAGEISLTDWFNELLRLVYRLIFLMVAEDRNLLHPPDAPADARKLYADGYSLTALRAQCFRGATWDKHHDRYEGVKITFHALATGQDVLALPALGGLFADGALPHLTNARLRNHAFMQALYRLSWLAEKASMVPVNWRAMETEELGSVYESLLELQPQLGDDGRSLVFASEAAEQKGNQRKTTGSYYTPDSLVQALLDTALDPVLDRIEVQADDPVKALLRLSVIDPACGSGHFLLAAARRIATRLARIRAEGTPSLADFRHALRDVARYCIHGVDRNPMAVELTKVALWIETVDPGLPLGFFDAQIRCGDALLGVFDLKVLEKGIPDAAYKPLIGDDKATAKYYLQANTDAKKGQGGFDFGTGQSSMPALRPLALDFSGFRALPEDTVEQIRAKAERFEELCNKQEFIQAEAAADLYVGTFLMPKTGGLPSGAFAHTVPTTAELRADEAQGDVRKVRLDAAKAARQARAFHWPLEFPDVMQGGGFDVVLGNPPWERIKLQEQEFFAARSPEIASAPNKAARDLLIKALRDSPAGSAERALSDAFIAAKRQAEATSEFVRVVGEDGGRFVLTGRGDVNTYALFAELFSKLSRLRAGVIVPTGIATDATTAPFFALLVEQKRLASLVDFENREKLFPAVDSRMKFCLLTLGRDEEEARFAFFLTDAAQLAEPERNFTLSAETIAGLNPNTRTVPVFRSRADAELTAKIHQSTPILRMDAKSSNPWGFDYMTKMFDMADNSGEFADAKDIGVPSVSDGRIRADVPLQGQCVPLYEAKNLHIFDHRWSSFDVAENETIDVVASKKEETTFEIKTRYWVRESRLLERLQSKDWTRQWLMGWRDITNATNERTTIAGFFPRCAAAHTLRVMFLGTDAKLAMLFVGCLSSLVFDYVARQKIGGTHLTVETLKQLPVLEPSVYGENDVSFLLPRLVELVYTSASMRVLAEDAGYAGPPFPWNTERRAFLRAELDAYYARMYGLTRDELRYILDPAEVKGPDYPSETFRVLKEKEIRQYGEYRTRSLVLEAWDRMAQKGELADTVML, encoded by the coding sequence ATGGCCCGCAAACCTGTCGTCGACATGGCCGTATGGCCCTCGCTCGGCCTTGAAGGCAATCTGATCGTCCCGGCAATGATCGCTCAGATTGCCGCTCCGAAGGATGATGAGGAAACCCGCCAATCCTACGGCATCCGAAAGGGTTTGACGATCCGCGAGGAAATCGCCACCGCCTTTCGCGTTGGTCAGTCGCATTTCGATGCCTTCCTGCGGATAAAAGCCCCGTCTGCCGAAGCCACGCGCCGCTTCATGCGTGACTTTCTAACCGAGACGTTCGGCTTCGAGGACCTAGTCACCTCGGGTGGCGCGATCTCGTTCATCGCCGGCGGTCGCGTGCCGGTCGTGGTGGTGCCGCCGAACGAGGAAAAACTCGATCGCCGCAGCGTGACCCTGTCAACGGACCGATCCCGGTCTCCGGCTGTCGCACTCCAAGATTATCTGAACGACAACGACGACTGCCTTTGGGGGCTTGTGACCAACGGCACGGTGATCCGACTGATGCGGGACAACGCCTCCCTTACTCGCCCGGCATATATCGAGGCGGATCTTACGCAGATCTTTGTTAACGAGGATGCGGCTTCTTTCGCCGTCCTCTGGCTACTCCTTCACCGCACGCGCTTCGGCAGCCAAGGCAACACCGCTGCAGATTGTGCACTGGAGCGCTGGCGGGATGCCGGTGCGCGCGAGGGTGAAACCGCTCGTGACCGCCTTGCGGGTCAAGTGCAAAGCGCGCTCAAACTACTTGGCTCGGGCTTCTTGGAAGCGAACCCCGATCTTGCGGCACGCTTGATGGCGGGCGAGATCAGCCTGACCGATTGGTTCAATGAACTTCTGCGTCTCGTCTATCGCCTGATTTTCCTGATGGTCGCTGAGGACCGCAACTTACTGCATCCGCCCGATGCCCCGGCAGACGCGCGCAAGCTTTATGCCGACGGCTATTCGCTTACTGCTCTGCGTGCGCAGTGCTTCCGGGGGGCGACATGGGACAAACACCATGATCGCTACGAGGGTGTCAAGATCACCTTCCACGCACTTGCCACCGGACAGGACGTGCTAGCGTTGCCTGCGCTAGGCGGATTATTCGCCGATGGAGCGCTGCCTCATCTGACGAACGCCCGCCTGCGCAACCACGCTTTCATGCAGGCGCTCTATCGGCTGTCCTGGCTTGCTGAAAAGGCCAGCATGGTTCCGGTCAACTGGCGAGCGATGGAGACCGAGGAACTGGGATCCGTCTACGAATCGCTTCTCGAACTTCAGCCGCAACTGGGCGATGACGGCCGCAGTCTGGTCTTTGCATCGGAAGCGGCGGAGCAGAAAGGCAATCAACGCAAGACCACTGGCTCCTACTATACGCCGGACAGCCTTGTTCAGGCGCTGCTCGATACAGCGCTTGATCCTGTGCTCGATAGGATCGAGGTGCAGGCCGACGATCCCGTCAAGGCGCTTCTGAGACTCTCGGTCATCGATCCGGCCTGCGGTTCGGGCCACTTCCTTCTGGCCGCCGCACGCCGCATTGCAACCCGCCTAGCCCGCATCCGGGCCGAGGGCACGCCCTCGCTGGCCGATTTCCGCCATGCCCTGCGCGATGTTGCCCGTTACTGCATCCACGGCGTGGACCGTAATCCGATGGCGGTGGAGCTAACCAAGGTCGCACTCTGGATCGAAACGGTGGACCCGGGCCTGCCGCTAGGCTTCTTCGACGCGCAGATCCGTTGTGGCGATGCATTGCTGGGTGTCTTTGACCTGAAGGTTCTGGAAAAAGGCATCCCCGACGCGGCTTACAAGCCCCTGATAGGGGATGACAAGGCCACCGCTAAGTATTACCTACAGGCCAATACGGACGCGAAGAAAGGACAGGGCGGGTTCGACTTCGGCACCGGGCAGTCATCGATGCCGGCACTTAGGCCGTTGGCGCTTGATTTCTCGGGCTTTCGTGCTCTGCCCGAAGATACGGTTGAACAGATCAGAGCGAAGGCAGAACGCTTTGAGGAGTTGTGCAACAAGCAGGAGTTCATCCAAGCAGAGGCGGCGGCGGATCTCTACGTTGGAACTTTTCTGATGCCGAAAACCGGCGGCCTGCCCTCGGGCGCTTTCGCGCACACCGTGCCGACGACGGCGGAACTGCGGGCGGACGAAGCACAAGGCGACGTCCGGAAGGTGAGGCTCGACGCAGCAAAGGCCGCCCGTCAAGCTCGCGCTTTCCACTGGCCGCTGGAGTTTCCCGATGTCATGCAAGGTGGCGGCTTTGACGTAGTGCTGGGAAACCCGCCGTGGGAGCGCATTAAACTGCAGGAGCAGGAGTTCTTCGCCGCACGTTCGCCGGAGATTGCCAGCGCACCGAACAAGGCGGCGCGGGATCTGCTTATCAAGGCACTGCGCGATTCTCCCGCGGGGAGTGCCGAGCGAGCACTGTCGGATGCGTTCATTGCTGCCAAACGCCAAGCCGAGGCCACTAGTGAATTTGTCCGTGTAGTGGGTGAGGACGGTGGACGTTTTGTCCTGACGGGTCGCGGCGATGTGAACACCTATGCACTGTTTGCCGAGTTGTTCAGCAAATTGTCTCGATTGCGCGCGGGAGTAATTGTGCCGACAGGCATCGCAACTGATGCCACTACAGCGCCCTTCTTTGCTTTATTGGTAGAACAGAAGCGGCTCGCCAGTCTGGTGGATTTCGAGAATCGCGAAAAGCTGTTTCCTGCCGTAGATAGCCGCATGAAATTCTGCCTACTCACGCTTGGGCGAGACGAGGAGGAGGCTCGCTTTGCGTTCTTCCTAACCGATGCTGCGCAACTGGCGGAGCCTGAGCGGAACTTCACGCTTTCGGCGGAGACCATTGCGGGGCTGAACCCAAATACCCGCACTGTGCCGGTATTCCGCTCGCGCGCCGACGCAGAATTGACTGCGAAGATTCATCAGTCCACCCCGATCTTGAGGATGGATGCGAAGAGTTCGAATCCTTGGGGATTCGACTACATGACAAAAATGTTTGACATGGCTGACAACAGCGGCGAATTTGCCGATGCAAAGGACATTGGCGTGCCCAGCGTTAGCGATGGTCGAATTCGAGCGGACGTGCCTCTGCAGGGACAGTGTGTTCCGCTGTATGAGGCAAAGAACTTACACATCTTTGACCACCGCTGGTCGTCGTTTGACGTTGCGGAGAATGAAACGATTGACGTCGTCGCCAGTAAGAAAGAAGAAACGACTTTTGAAATCAAAACTCGTTACTGGGTGCGCGAATCTAGACTTTTAGAGCGGTTGCAGTCCAAAGATTGGACGCGACAATGGTTGATGGGCTGGCGCGATATAACGAATGCTACAAACGAGCGCACCACAATTGCCGGTTTTTTTCCGAGATGTGCTGCTGCCCACACGTTGCGAGTGATGTTTCTCGGGACCGACGCAAAGCTTGCAATGCTCTTTGTTGGGTGCTTGTCCTCTCTTGTATTTGATTACGTTGCGCGGCAGAAAATCGGGGGAACTCATCTTACCGTGGAAACGCTAAAGCAACTGCCTGTCCTTGAACCGAGCGTATACGGTGAAAACGACGTCTCGTTTCTGCTTCCCAGATTAGTTGAACTCGTTTACACATCGGCGAGCATGCGCGTCCTCGCCGAAGATGCTGGATATGCCGGTCCGCCGTTTCCTTGGAATACAGAACGCCGTGCATTTTTGAGGGCGGAGCTCGATGCGTATTATGCGCGTATGTATGGGCTGACCCGCGACGAACTTCGCTATATCTTAGATCCTGCGGAGGTAAAAGGCCCTGACTATCCATCAGAAACCTTCCGTGTGCTGAAGGAAAAGGAAATCCGCCAATACGGCGAATATCGAACTCGCAGCCTCGTGCTGGAAGCCTGGGACCGGATGGCGCAAAAGGGCGAGCTTGCTGACACGGTGATGCTGTGA
- a CDS encoding DUF4365 domain-containing protein gives MFISNQKEQFNVAYVHAIASQAGLNTGNMRVDDQSIDLDVDGKIPTATKNRFPKISLQLKATSQKMVKNGVIKFPLPRKNYDDLKNDRLIVPRYLIVLLVPDDTDDWIQHHAQHMSLHNTCYWASIKNDPSVKGRSKVTVDIPLTQRLNTVSLLHLVTLASEGKCA, from the coding sequence ATGTTCATTTCCAATCAGAAAGAGCAATTCAACGTAGCCTATGTTCACGCGATCGCTAGCCAAGCTGGATTGAACACGGGAAATATGAGGGTAGACGACCAAAGCATCGACCTTGATGTTGATGGAAAAATTCCCACCGCGACGAAGAACCGCTTTCCCAAGATCAGCTTGCAGCTGAAAGCCACTTCACAAAAAATGGTGAAGAACGGTGTTATCAAGTTTCCTCTTCCCCGGAAGAACTACGACGATTTGAAGAACGATCGTCTCATTGTTCCCAGATACTTGATCGTGCTGCTTGTTCCGGACGACACGGACGATTGGATTCAACATCATGCCCAGCATATGAGCCTGCACAACACATGCTACTGGGCATCCATCAAAAATGATCCGTCTGTCAAAGGTAGATCGAAGGTGACGGTCGACATTCCGCTGACCCAGCGTTTGAACACCGTGTCTTTACTGCATCTCGTAACGTTGGCGAGCGAGGGGAAATGCGCATGA
- a CDS encoding DEAD/DEAH box helicase, which produces MTVDFAPGDLVRARGREWVTLPAPADGILALRPLSGAESDAVILDPRLELMPVELAHFDLPEDARQTVQSKAVLLADALRLTLRRGAGPFRSAAQLAFEPRVYQLVPLLMALRLQVPRLLIADDVGIGKTIEAGLILRELMDRGELDAFSVLCPPHLVEQWLTELNSRFGIDAVAVTSGSAARLERGLPVSQSLFDAYPFTVVSLDYIKADKRRENFAKACPDFIIVDEAHACVGTGAGKQQRFELLTGLAKDPERRMLLLTATPHSGDEEEFGRLLSLIDPAFAAMNFDDAKYRERLARHFVQRRRIDITTGGWHEERVFPKHETTELPYGLLPAQIAFQEAVIDYCLEVVSRVGGNFKSRRLAFWNTLALMRCVGSSPAAALSALRNRMDNESERIEPEIYDDDGDDGDAVDLEPAAGFATESALFSLVEQAETLLEVADPKLDGLIEILKPLLKKGANPVVFCRYLATADYVRDGLRRAFPKLTIEAVTGMLTPDERRDRVAELVAEEEGKGGQRLLVATDCLSEGINLQQAFDTVIHYDLSWNPTRHQQREGRVDRFGQPAQLVRSIMMFSPDSAIDGAVLEVILRKAAEIRKATGVTVPLPDERGPVTDALMASVMLRRGGKKQLALDLRLDDGTQVMEARWRDVAENETKSRARFAQNAMKPQEVAPEWEKVRSFLGSPTDVRRFVEATMARFGMPLEAKQSLLLAHLSGLDAALRERLEQRNLQGSIRLALAEPAPSGAALLTRTHPLTATLAESLLEASLDPVALSALGIGRVGAWPTNAVQRLTRLALVRIRFKLTVHARKERLLLAEEASLVALQGDEIVAVGDEARALLNAPAISDLAQSARDRFIRKANEDLLGLLDGPLADYVRNRADELTEDHARLRAAAGSVSRVTVEAILPPDVIGLFVLIPSEM; this is translated from the coding sequence ATGACCGTCGATTTTGCTCCGGGCGATCTTGTTCGCGCTCGTGGCCGTGAGTGGGTGACTCTGCCGGCGCCAGCCGATGGAATTCTGGCGCTGCGTCCACTCTCTGGCGCAGAGAGCGATGCGGTCATTCTCGATCCGCGTCTCGAGCTGATGCCGGTCGAGCTGGCGCACTTCGACTTACCGGAGGATGCCCGTCAGACGGTTCAATCCAAGGCTGTGCTGCTAGCCGATGCATTACGCCTGACACTACGCCGAGGTGCCGGCCCTTTCCGTTCCGCCGCGCAATTGGCATTCGAACCACGGGTCTACCAGTTGGTGCCGCTTCTGATGGCGCTTCGACTTCAGGTCCCGCGCCTGCTCATCGCGGACGACGTTGGCATCGGCAAGACCATCGAAGCTGGACTGATCCTGCGTGAGCTGATGGACCGCGGCGAGCTCGACGCTTTTTCCGTGCTGTGCCCGCCGCATCTGGTCGAACAGTGGCTGACCGAGCTCAACTCCCGCTTCGGGATTGATGCGGTCGCCGTCACTTCGGGCAGCGCGGCACGCCTCGAGCGCGGGTTGCCGGTGTCGCAGTCGCTGTTCGACGCGTATCCGTTCACGGTCGTCAGTCTTGACTACATCAAGGCAGACAAGCGCCGGGAAAACTTCGCCAAGGCATGTCCGGATTTCATCATCGTGGATGAAGCCCATGCGTGCGTTGGAACCGGCGCGGGCAAGCAGCAGCGCTTCGAACTCCTAACTGGCCTCGCGAAAGATCCTGAACGCCGGATGCTTCTGCTGACGGCCACACCGCATTCCGGCGACGAGGAAGAGTTCGGCCGTCTGCTTTCGCTGATCGATCCCGCGTTCGCCGCGATGAATTTCGATGACGCGAAGTATCGCGAGCGGCTGGCAAGGCACTTTGTTCAACGCCGGCGTATTGACATCACAACGGGGGGCTGGCACGAGGAGCGGGTATTTCCGAAACATGAGACCACCGAGCTTCCCTACGGGTTGTTGCCAGCCCAAATCGCCTTTCAGGAGGCCGTGATTGATTACTGCCTTGAGGTGGTTTCACGGGTCGGCGGCAATTTCAAGAGTCGGCGGTTAGCGTTTTGGAACACCTTGGCGCTCATGCGCTGCGTCGGGTCCTCTCCAGCCGCGGCGCTGAGCGCGTTGCGCAACCGCATGGACAACGAAAGCGAGCGGATCGAACCCGAGATCTATGACGACGACGGTGATGATGGCGACGCAGTCGATCTCGAGCCGGCCGCCGGCTTCGCCACCGAGTCGGCCCTGTTTTCTTTGGTCGAGCAGGCGGAAACCCTGCTCGAGGTAGCGGACCCGAAGCTGGACGGGCTGATCGAGATCCTCAAACCGTTGTTGAAGAAAGGGGCGAACCCGGTCGTCTTCTGCCGCTATCTCGCAACGGCCGACTACGTGCGCGACGGGTTGCGTCGCGCATTCCCAAAGCTGACCATCGAAGCCGTCACGGGCATGCTGACGCCGGACGAGCGCCGCGATCGCGTGGCGGAGCTGGTCGCGGAAGAAGAGGGCAAGGGCGGGCAGCGCCTGCTCGTCGCGACCGACTGCCTATCTGAGGGAATCAACCTTCAACAGGCATTCGATACGGTCATCCACTACGACCTGTCGTGGAATCCGACCCGCCATCAACAGCGGGAAGGACGTGTCGATCGCTTCGGCCAGCCGGCGCAGCTCGTGCGCTCCATCATGATGTTCTCGCCCGATAGCGCAATCGACGGCGCAGTGCTCGAAGTGATCCTGCGCAAAGCCGCCGAAATCCGCAAAGCCACCGGCGTCACCGTGCCGCTTCCGGATGAACGGGGCCCGGTAACGGACGCTCTCATGGCATCGGTGATGCTGCGTCGAGGCGGCAAGAAACAACTGGCCCTGGACCTCCGTCTGGATGACGGCACCCAGGTGATGGAAGCACGATGGCGTGATGTCGCCGAAAACGAGACGAAATCGCGTGCCCGCTTCGCCCAGAACGCGATGAAGCCGCAAGAGGTCGCGCCGGAATGGGAGAAGGTCCGTAGCTTCCTGGGTTCGCCCACGGATGTCCGGCGCTTCGTCGAAGCGACGATGGCCCGCTTCGGTATGCCGCTGGAAGCGAAGCAGTCGCTGCTGCTCGCGCATCTGTCGGGCCTCGACGCGGCGCTGCGCGAGCGCCTCGAACAGCGCAACCTGCAAGGCTCGATTCGCCTGGCGCTGGCTGAGCCAGCACCGTCCGGGGCCGCACTTCTCACCCGGACCCATCCCCTGACTGCGACGCTGGCGGAATCCTTGCTCGAAGCCTCGCTCGATCCTGTGGCATTGAGCGCTCTTGGTATTGGCCGTGTCGGTGCCTGGCCCACGAATGCCGTGCAGAGGCTGACGCGGCTAGCCTTGGTGCGCATCCGTTTCAAGCTGACCGTTCATGCGCGTAAAGAGCGCCTTCTGCTCGCGGAGGAAGCCTCCCTTGTGGCCTTGCAGGGCGACGAGATTGTCGCGGTAGGAGACGAGGCACGCGCGCTGCTCAACGCTCCCGCGATTTCAGATCTGGCGCAATCGGCGCGGGACCGGTTCATTCGCAAGGCTAATGAGGATCTGCTCGGCCTCCTTGACGGCCCATTGGCGGACTATGTGCGGAATCGGGCCGATGAACTCACGGAGGATCACGCCCGTCTTCGGGCTGCTGCTGGATCTGTTTCACGGGTGACTGTTGAAGCCATTCTTCCGCCCGATGTGATCGGTCTCTTCGTCCTTATTCCGAGCGAGATGTAA
- a CDS encoding McrB family protein, which produces MSRYIPNHPNANQVFDLGAKFKTEALLNGKSIFVPKADLWTPENFDPLIEHYVKDPIVGKGDVRGEKFWEKLGSQLGRCTPSSVALCAEIYWILTLASSFLTVKYKKSKISSIWAMARPEPISSLDASSPYLSETALGGVGSTGTAYNLLMWMELAYAIQMFRSLVAMPIDERSKLLMQPWEFARWLDEMDDTEGRQFYHILAHVLFPDEFERVFSEGGKEALARHDTLSIPHARRSPRSTRDKALFDERVRLEREFGRSIDYYSDPPLLVRKDKSKQKRKSVSPSPRGIDLTELFTDSNGGDSNKQAQEGGGDSPIERPWTPRNRVFFGPPGSGKTYSMERIRLERYKSGEHIVFVSFHPSYSYEDFVEGYRPLPGQGGRLSERPVKGPFREICERAHKHPDVRHTLFIDEINRANVAKVFGELITILEPSKRCDPNPTLDFSDVNSAVRLQYSGEMLAVPANLDIVATMNTADRSVQSIDRALRRRFEFIETPSDPERLSPNLVGGVDLRALLSAVNDRIEFLIDSDHAIGHALLMDVRSLSDLRRVFSRRVIPLLQEYFFEDLSKAKLALTGSGKRSVFFDERPLDPGKLFDSTAELDGLEARVSIRPASRTDNWTAPEFVKLYLRGAEAQAAIDALSSGGLPDQEVEDDEEIAEEWSGAKLEDIEPDRREGAASEPITEISAASGVKHGERSSAPFGTSSQAPVDDTDSGATGQTEGST; this is translated from the coding sequence ATGAGCCGCTATATCCCGAATCATCCAAACGCAAATCAAGTCTTTGATCTTGGCGCCAAGTTCAAAACCGAAGCCCTGCTGAACGGCAAATCGATTTTTGTTCCTAAGGCAGATCTTTGGACCCCGGAGAACTTCGATCCGCTTATCGAGCACTATGTGAAGGACCCGATCGTCGGAAAAGGTGACGTCCGCGGGGAAAAATTTTGGGAGAAACTTGGCAGCCAACTGGGGCGGTGCACTCCGTCGAGCGTGGCTCTTTGTGCAGAGATTTATTGGATCCTGACGCTCGCATCAAGCTTCCTCACTGTGAAATACAAGAAGTCAAAAATCTCCTCGATTTGGGCGATGGCGAGGCCTGAACCTATATCGTCGTTGGACGCGTCGTCACCTTACTTATCGGAGACTGCGCTCGGAGGAGTGGGAAGCACAGGAACGGCCTATAACCTTCTCATGTGGATGGAACTTGCATATGCCATTCAAATGTTTAGAAGCTTGGTCGCTATGCCGATCGACGAGCGGAGCAAGCTTCTGATGCAGCCGTGGGAGTTTGCGCGCTGGCTCGACGAGATGGATGATACTGAAGGACGTCAGTTCTATCATATTCTCGCGCATGTGCTGTTTCCCGACGAGTTTGAGCGGGTGTTCTCGGAGGGCGGCAAGGAGGCGCTAGCGCGTCACGACACACTTAGTATTCCGCATGCGCGGCGTTCGCCTCGTTCAACACGTGATAAAGCGCTCTTTGACGAACGTGTGCGTCTCGAACGCGAGTTTGGCCGTTCCATCGACTACTACAGCGACCCACCATTGCTCGTCAGGAAGGACAAATCGAAACAGAAGCGTAAATCCGTCTCGCCTAGCCCGAGAGGGATTGATCTCACTGAATTGTTTACGGATAGCAATGGCGGTGACTCGAACAAGCAGGCGCAAGAGGGAGGCGGCGATAGCCCGATCGAGCGCCCCTGGACACCACGCAATCGGGTCTTCTTCGGGCCGCCCGGCTCCGGCAAGACTTACTCCATGGAACGCATTCGGCTGGAACGATACAAAAGTGGCGAGCACATTGTCTTCGTATCGTTCCATCCGTCCTACTCCTACGAAGACTTCGTCGAGGGCTATCGGCCTTTGCCGGGACAAGGTGGACGGTTGAGCGAGCGGCCGGTGAAAGGCCCTTTCCGGGAGATCTGCGAGCGGGCCCACAAACATCCGGATGTTCGGCACACGCTGTTCATCGATGAAATCAACAGGGCGAACGTGGCGAAGGTCTTCGGCGAGCTCATTACGATCTTGGAGCCGAGTAAGCGGTGCGATCCCAACCCGACGCTAGACTTCTCCGACGTAAATTCGGCGGTGCGCCTTCAATATAGCGGCGAAATGCTCGCGGTGCCTGCGAATCTGGACATCGTCGCGACTATGAACACAGCCGATCGCTCTGTTCAGTCGATCGACAGGGCGTTGCGACGCCGCTTCGAGTTCATCGAAACACCGTCCGATCCTGAGAGGCTATCGCCTAACCTCGTCGGCGGTGTTGACCTTCGGGCATTACTCTCAGCCGTCAACGACAGAATCGAGTTCCTGATCGATAGTGACCATGCTATTGGTCACGCGCTGCTAATGGACGTTCGTAGTCTCAGCGACCTGCGGCGCGTGTTCTCACGTCGCGTGATTCCCCTGCTTCAGGAGTATTTTTTCGAAGATTTGAGCAAGGCGAAGCTCGCGCTGACCGGATCAGGCAAGCGCTCGGTCTTTTTCGACGAACGCCCCCTTGATCCTGGCAAGTTATTCGACTCGACTGCCGAGCTTGATGGCCTTGAGGCCCGCGTCTCCATTCGACCCGCATCCAGAACGGACAATTGGACGGCGCCTGAGTTCGTCAAGCTCTACCTCCGCGGCGCAGAGGCACAGGCGGCAATTGATGCTCTGTCATCGGGCGGACTGCCGGACCAGGAGGTCGAAGACGATGAAGAAATTGCCGAGGAGTGGTCGGGCGCCAAACTTGAGGATATCGAGCCCGACCGCCGGGAGGGAGCAGCCTCCGAGCCGATCACTGAGATCTCAGCTGCATCCGGCGTTAAACACGGCGAACGATCTTCCGCGCCGTTTGGCACATCATCTCAAGCCCCTGTCGATGACACCGACTCTGGCGCCACGGGGCAAACCGAAGGTTCGACCTAA